A segment of the Felis catus isolate Fca126 chromosome F2, F.catus_Fca126_mat1.0, whole genome shotgun sequence genome:
atgtatgcttggggcacctgggtagtcaGTTAatggtctgacttcagcttaggtcatgatcttatggttcacgagttcaagccccacattgaactctgtgctgatagctcagagttgtagcctgcttccagttctgtgtcttgctctctctctgcccctcccctgctctcattctctctctgtctctctctctttctctctcaaaaataaataaacatttttaaaaaatgaatgtatggttggagtgcctggatggctcagctgattaaacatctgactctcaatgtgggctcaggtcatgatctcgcggttgtgagatcaagccccacgtcgggctccatgctgagtgtggagcttgcttgggattctctctctccctctctctctgccccttccccacttgtgtgctctctctcaaaataaataaacatttgttttaaatgaactTACGcttgatacaaaaatacaaataatatggatataaaggagaaaataattgtcCTGTCTGGATCATCACTTTTAATGATTTCATGAGTATCTGTTCAGTATTTTTTCTAGGTACATGTAAGCAAACATatagaatatgaatatgaatttttatGAAAGACATTGGATAATATGCCAAGGCTGTGTATACATACTCTTCCATAACTTTCATCTCCACTTAGTAATCTATCACAGTCATCTTTTCATgtcaatgaataaaaatacatctcattttttaaaattgctgcCAAGTATTCCATTTGTATGTGTGCTATATTTTAACTAATAACTTCATTAGTTTAACAtttcatgaacattttctttgttaaaaattttttagtaaacATTCTTGTACGTATTAATCTTTGTCTATTTGTGTTGATATTTCTGTAGAGTAAATGCCCAGAGGTAGAGTTGAAGGGCCGGTGGGTATACACATTCTAAATGCTGATACACATTATTGAATTACCCCATAAAGAGCATAAGCTTTTTTAAACTCCCACCAGTAGTGAATGAGATCACCTATTTCCTTTCAGTGGAACTAGTTTGAAGTGAAGCTTTGCTTTCAGTCAGGCTTATCATTTGAAATTGTCAACATGGGCACGAGGTAAATAGATTATAGAACACAAACTTGACTACTAGAACCCAGAGCCAGAATGCTACCCAGGGCCTGATTTATGGTGGTCAGTAGTCGCTCAACATGTATTTGGTGACTGAGCCTGTCTGTCTAACCAAGATTATTAAGGGCCTGGTTTAGGAAAGACGAGTAGATGGAATGAAGAAAAAGTAACATTATATACAAACATTAGTGTTCACAGTCttctgctaaaaaataaaaatgtatgagtGAACAGTTTGAAGCAACTTCACTTGACAAGGCTTAGGGGAGTTGGTTGAAACTTTCCACATTCCAGTCAGAGAGAAGTGGcgtatacattttttaatcacATGTTTTCATATGCTTTCCAAACAGTGAGGCAGGAGAATTATAGTGACTATGCTTTGGTTATAACTACTCTCTCAAGACCAATCAAGAacttataaaatatgcatttcccCTTTTGTGCCTTTTGGGTGCTTGAGAATTTGCACTTACATTTCCCAATGgaagtgattttctttatttgtaagtATAGAAAACAGGTTTGAAGTGTTGTATTTTTCTGAGATAGAGTTTCTGTGATTCTAATTCTCTTAGAATGCTTATTGTCTTTAGTGTATAAACATTAGGAAGTGTCTTACACATATTAACGACTGTTGCATGAATGGGTTTATCAGTCAGGGAACTGCGTAGCCAAATCAAATTAAGTGCAAATCTGCaataaatatatgataatatCAACCCTGTATTTAAATAGCACAGGAGTTCCTTTAATGTGGAAATAGAGCTGGAGAAAAGCTAGcataaaatctgatttaaaatttaGGAAACTGTGGATTGTTTCCTAACATTATGATTTCCGTGCCTAAGGGTGCCCATTGGGATCGACTGCCCTTTTCATGACCCTCCCATTGGTTGCATACACTGTGAAGCTGCCTCCTGATCATTAGTATTGCACAGAGCAAGGATTCCACCAAGAATAATTGTTCTGCCTTCTTAAAGACATAAGTCATTCTTCTAAGGCATTTCAATGAATATAAATCCTGAAAAACTCCTTTGAACATCTCTATTAAAAATTGCTGCTAGTGGCAGATATTGGTAAATGAAAAACTTCAGGTAGTGTCAGTTTCATCTAATACAAATAAAGTCAGATTAGTTCTGAGCCGATTAATCATTATTATGTGTGTGAAGAATCATGAATTACTTTGACAcaggttgattttctttttaaggatttctttttatctctttccgccccccccccccccccggagaaaTCATTTTGGTAAAAATTTTGCAGATGTTGTAAATTCATTTATGCACTGAACGCTGGGCTTTTTCAAGCAATCattgaagtttatatttttaatatatgtgttgTTGTTCCAAGAAATTCCCAAGAATACACTCATGGTCCTCAGAattttctaaattgtttatttcttaaaccCTCAAAGAAAAGAGTTCTGGTTTCAGGCAAACATCAAatgtgaaatacatttttttgtcttttttgctttGCCATAACGTGTCTCAGTtttacaaaatgtgtttctttctcttttttggtttagccaggggaaaaaaaaatcagcatcctTTCAATAATATCAGCAGGCAAGACTATGAGCTTACACATTCCCAGGGATGTCAGAGTGGAATTTCCCTCTGTCTGAGTTTCTCCAGGGTTTTGATTCCTGATTGCCCCAACCCTTGGAAGCAGTTATTCTAACTCGTGCTCTTTCCCCTAGTTATCTTGCCAAATTTTGCAAATGTCATTCTTGCTTCCTCCAAAATCATACCCAGGGACATTGTCCTCACTTTTTTCTACAtgaattttttccccttgtccTTTGACATACTTCTGAGTTCCTCGGGACTACAGAACAGACTATTTTAAGTCAAGTCAGTGACACATTCTCAGTTCCTATATCTGTGGTTTTCTTATTCTGATATATGTATTGCCTTTATTCAAAAATAACACTCTattcaaaaatcacaaaatagtAGTCCAGAGTGCAACCCAGCCATTTCATTGCTGCAGAAATATCTGGAACATAAAACCTTGGTAAAcagatctttttaaaagtatgttaatCCTTTTAATTGTTGGGTACTTGCCTAATGACATGATTTAGAAAtgcaagtgaaaaaaatgtaagtatgtAAAAGAAGGCATATGATAATTTTACATGTAATAGAGAGGTGCtactttttgatgttttaaaattaattttccccccaaattttttcCCCTCATGGGATATGAGATACACTGGTCTTTAAAAATGTGctctttttggggtgcctggatggctcagtcggttgagcatccaacatcagctctggtcatgatctcacaatccatgagtttgagccccgctttgggcttcgtgctgacagcttggaggctggagcccacttcagattctgtgtctccctctctctctatgcctctctcctgcccacacacacacacactctctctctctctcaaaaataaaataaaaacatttttttaaaatgtaaaaaaaaaagtgctattcTTAATTGTCCTTCTCTATTCCTTCAATTACTATAATTTTACAATAACATcgaaaaaataattagaaaagtcATATAATTATGCTGCTGTCACTGACCTCTgatgcattctttttattttatgggagGAAATAGGTCCCCAATATAGTTTGTACAAAGTTACATAGATACAACCCAACCAGCATCAAAATGGagtttactttgttttatatGAATGCTCTTTTCcatattgaaattatattttcccaGTGTTATTCCATGTTCCCTAATTATAGTCCAATGTATACCAAGTTACAATAATCATCTGTATTGGACACATCTCCTTTGATTTTCTTGATGGTACAGTCTCTTGGCTCCTCTCCAGTCTTCACAGCAAGAAGACAGTAAGTCACAAATAACACTGCATTTCTAGAAGGACTGTAGATGTTAGTGTCAGCATCAAAGATGTTTAAGAATGCAGAGGTTGAGTTCCCTATCATATCCCTATTCAGTTTACGTACCTGTCTAGTCCCTACAAAAACTAGATGGATCGTGGCCAATTACTATGGATTAGCATCACCTTAACCAGATGACCATATTAAACCGAGTTGATACGCCAGCTGTGGTATTGTTACTGCTGCAAACAGCCACATTCAGAGATCCAGGTGAGTGGGCACTGTCAGCTGGGGCTCCGAGGCAGGTAGGAGGGTCCCAAGGGCAGGCTACTACTTGAGACTTGACCAGGAGGTTGATCAGCACTAAGTAAACCCAGCCATTGGGGTAGGACAGCAATTTGCCCACTGGAACCGGACTACAAAGTACCAGAATAGAGACACCGATGCTGTGGAGCCCGGTACTGTGAGGTCAATAATTTACCCATACAAAATCCAGATTCCTCTGCAAAGGCTCTTATTATTGGGAAGATTTTTAAGCCACAGAGAaacaatttacctttttaaaaaaatttttttaatgtttatttatttttgagagacagagacacggtgagagcaggggaggggcaagggaggggcagagggagacacagaatccaaagcaagctccagcctcttagctgacagcacagagcccgaggcagggcttgagaactcatggaccacgacgagacggtgacctgagcagaatttgtatgtttaaccgactgagccacccgggtgccccaaaacaatttaccttttacaaaaaaaaaaatcattttagcaACACTATGGAAGCTGGAgccagaaagggaaagggaggcagGCAAGCCAGGGAGACCCCCAAAGGCAAGAAGGCCAGTGAGGAGCTGTTAAAATAGATCTGAAGGGAAGAAATGAGCATCTGTGTGGTTCTGTGTTTTTAAACTGGGATTCTCCCAGCCCAATCCTGAGCGAGATTCTCCAGGAATCCCAGCGCTGTCTCTGGCAGCCATCCTCTCcaccctcactctttctctggtGTTGTCCAGAGGCAGATTGACCTAACATTTGCAAGACCTGGGGAACTGACCCTGTGCAGCCAACCTCTGAGCCTCTCAAGTGTGTCACAATCTATGCCCTTCTCCCTTTTTGCTAAACCCAGAACAGGGCAGTGTTTCCTCACATGAGGTACACTGGTCATCTGTTTCAGAAGCACCCTGGAGGCTTGTTAAAAATTCCTGTttcgaatgaaatcttgccatttgcaactatgcggatggaactggagggtattacgctaagtgaaatgagtcagtcagagaaagacaaaaatcatatgacttcactcatatgaggactttaagagacaaaacagatgaacataagggaagggaaacaaaaataacataaaaacgggggagggggacaaaacaaaagagactcataaatatggagaacagagttgctgaggggttgtggaagggggatgggttaaatgggtaaggggcattaaggaatctactgaaatcattgcttcactatatactaactaatttggatgtaaattttaaaaaataaaaaataaagttaaaaaataaattcctgtttcGAGACCCATCCCAGCAATCAGAATCCCTTGCAGTTGAACATCAAATCTGCACTATTTGCAATATCCCCAGGGGATACTGACTTTGAGAACCCCTGCAAGAGACCACTAGACAAGTAATTCTTAAACTTGACTAATCATCTGACTGGCTTGAggaacttttgtttttcaaagtttatttttaatttgagagagagagagagagagagcacaagcaggggagaggcagagagaggaagagagagaataacaaGAAGGCTctacacactgtcagcagagagcccaacatggggctcgatcccacaaactgtgaaatcatggcctaagctgaaatcaagagtccaacacttaaccaactgatgcCCTAGGcttggaaaactttttaaaaaatggtctgaGTCACCATCCCTCCAGAAATCTGAAGGTCTAGGATTGAGTAGGAAGTCCTGACACAGCAAAAGCCTTCCCAAGGGTTGGACACTAATCCTATTTGGGAAGCATTGCCTATATCACCTTCCTGGTTACTTAAACTTCTGCTGCTaggataaatgaaataattagtcACAAGGCCTTCCTGGTATAATTACAAAGGGATAGCTGACTTGCCATTTTATTGAGTTGAATTActctttttgaaaacaaagagaCTAAGATGAGAGAGGAAAGGTCGCCCTCACAATTTACTGCTAATAGGAGATGGCCTTGAGAAGGGAGCGCTACCTGTGACCATGGCATTTCTGAACTTGATGCATTACAAAGTGCGAACTATGCAGAAAGCTGCCAGAGTCGGGACAAAGAGTTACCTTGGATCTAATCACTTGCATCAGAGCCTTTTCTAGCTCCTATCTCATTTGCCTCCGAAATTTGGGGAACTCCCTTTAACCATGTAATACTTGCGCTTCCAGTTGAGAAAACAAGGATCATCATGTTTTCACTTGCTCATCAGCCAGGAGGTGTGAAGTTTCTCCGGCGTGAAAAAGACCAAATTCAATAATGGACTTGTTTGGGATGGGAAGAAAACTGGGGTGGGAAAAGAACTTtggaataattaaataataaataataattataaatttagaGATCAAAGTGAAAAAATGGATCCTGTATCTTGTCTACTGTATCAGAACCCAGGTCTAATGACTGTAGTAGAGATAGTTTCTGTGacttaaaatgagatttaaagagttaaaggagagagaaagtacTACAGAAACAGAACATTGTGCCATTAGTTATCACTAGAAGTGGGTCTGGCCTCACTACTTACTTTTTCTTGGTTTAATGAATGCCCCTGGGATTTCCTGTTAAAGCTCGCTGCTCTGTCAGGAACCCTGTTGAACGTTGGAGGGAAATTTTACTGGTCTCCAAATGATGAAAAGGTGCTCTCAGAAAATTTTTCAAAGGAATAATGGTAACCTCTgaaaatttttgctttaatttacaATGATTGAACAAGTGGGCAGTCTTCCAGCAAGAGATCTTTTAAGAGCTTGCAAGTACAAAAGAGGGTGAGCCTTTTCCCTGCTGTAAAATGTGAGCCTCTTTGTAATCCCTATTGTTTAAGCATTCATGTAAAGAGACTAGCCCAAGAACACCCAAGAACTATCCTTTCTACCTCCAGGAAGGTAAAGAGGAGAATTTATTTTGAAGCATAATAGGGCTGCCAATAATAGGGCTGCCCACCCACTTGGCCTGGAAATTCCAGAAaagtcttcaaaaagaaaaaccccGCTGCCATCTAGAAGTAGTTAGTCCATTATTGTTAGAGAAGGACCAGTTCATTCAGTCAAGAAAGATTTCACTGAGAACATGTGACTCGAGCTGAGTATTGCAGGCTAACCCAGGTTTGCCAGAtacaggaagaagggaagaaaaagcattCTAAGGAGTGTTAATAGGCAAGTATATGTGGTGATTGTAacgctttatttttttaatgtttatttatttattttgagagagagagaaagagagagagagagacaatcctaagcaggctccacactgtcagcacagaacccgaggctcaaccaactgagccaccaggcacccttaCATGTGGtgatcttaaaaataacaaaacaaaaagtatacgTTTTAGTACCAAAAGTcaagggaggaggtggaggtgaaTGCATAAGGCATCGGTGTTGGCAGGGGTGGTCATCTGAGAGGGTGGATGTGGAGCTATAGATCATGTGAAGGCATTTGTCAGCAAAAGGAAAGTCATGAAGTTGTGAAATCAGACTCAAGTTTCAATGAGGTGATTCAAGTTGCAGAGTGGCCTGGTTTAAGGAGTGGCTAGCAATTGTAACTAGACCATTAGAAGGGGAATGCAGTTAATACTAATTAAAGAAGAATGAAGGACAGGGTGAATTAAGATGGGGATAAAGGGAggtacacctgggtggcacagttggttgagcatccaactcatggttttgactcaggtcatgttctcatagctttgtgggttcaagtcctgcatcgggttctgtgctgacagtgtggagcctgcttggtcgggattctctccctccctctctctgccccttccccacttgtgctgtctctgtctaaaaaaaaaggggggggataaAGAGCCCCCAGAAGTGAAAGCGATTTGGCCAGGATCACATGGAGAGGATTTCTTGATCTGTAGTCCTATGGTTTTCCATACCCCACTGTCTTTACTACTGTGTCATtgtttattgtcattttctttttgcaaaaataagTGTCCTGTTATGTTCTGTTCCCACATGGCTAATAGCAGCCTCCCTTCTCTAGAATACCATTGCACTAATCACACCCTGATTTGCACTATTTGTAaacctggtttttgtttgtttttttgcttagTTTGGATACCATTCATTTATTATAAAGGAGGCATGAGAATTATTTACATGATGAAAGATTTCACAGCCTCAGTGGAATGGGCAGCTTCATGTGATGCCATTcaataatgatttatttcaatCTACATACTTTCCGAGAATGTCGCCATCTCTAAGTAAGAAATAGTCCTTGTCATCTAGAACTACTTTGGTGCCTCCATATTCTGGCAAAAGAACTTTATCTCCAACTTTCACGCTAACTGGCTGAATCTCTCCACCCTTTCTTTTGGAGCCTGGTTCAACAGTTACTACTGTTGCTTGCAATACTTTTCCTTGAGATTTTTCTGGAAGCATAATGCCTCCTTTGGTAACAGTTTCAGCTGCACTCTTTTCAACTAAAAATTGGTCAAAGAGGGAAGTAAACTTTCTAAACGCCTGTCCTGTCATGACTTCAGACACTGTAATTTGTTGTAAACTTCTTTTACATAGGATTCCTTCACTGCTTCAAACCTAGCTTTGAATGTAGCTGCCTATCACTATGCTTAAGGTCCCAAAAAGTACATTATGTGAAGCCAAACATACATTCTCCTTATCCACCCTATCATGACTTCCACCCTAATGGATAAACCACAAAATGCAGAAACTTCAAAAAGACCCGTTACTTCCCCCAAACAACCTGATATTAAAGAAGATATACCAGCAACTCTGTATTTCCTTTCCCGGGCCTCTACCATggcctttttaaaagtttcccaacGTGTTGTATTTCCCAAGAAGACACACAAGTCCCCAAACAAGTTGGGCACACAAGTCCctacagaggaagaggaaaaattgAGGTagcaaaagtaataaaacattcCTGATTCTTTTCAGCCTCCTATTAACTGTTCCATGTCTTAACCTTGGAGAAGGGGACAGTCAAGGCTTTGCTTTTTGGTGGCTACACTCTCTGATCAATGTCAGGGACCATAAAATGATAGGAATGAAGAAACTGGAAAGGTATAAGTCTTTTGCCATAGGACTTTTGCCTTCTTGAGAGCAGGGCTGAGGACTCTTTTTCTCTAACTGCTACAATGGCTTACTTACAGTAGATATACAATAGTAATTAAATAAAGTgatcctttttataatttttcaaaaatctgtGTTGGTCTTTATAGTTTAAGAGAATTTCCACAtagtttccttttgtcttttccatAATCATGGAACATAATCAGTAGAAGTCTTATTGGCCCCATCATTTAGCTGATAATTCTAAAATATGGGTTAAAATGCTTATACAAGCACCAATAGGCAGTAAATGGCTAGCCAGGACTCAGAACCAGGGTTTTAACTTGGTATTCTACTTTCTTCTACATTCTCAGGTCTTCTGCAGGACCCTTATTGTGACAGTTGTATTAAGGATCCTGGACCCACACATAtgtcaattttttcaaattcccaaGCAGTGATGGCAGGTCTCCATTTTCTGGTTGCGAAAGCATTTTTTTGAGAACTAGGAAAATGGGTGAAAGAATGTCAGTGATGGGATAAACCCTTGTTGTTCATCTATCCAGAGTTGATGAAAACTTATTAGGATTAGTCTTAAAATAGGAATATGGCATAGGGTGTTCCCTGAGTACCTATTATATCAAAGCACCACCACTGCCCAAGTGAGGTTCCCAAATCTGGGGACCCTCTGAAGGTATTATAAAAAATGGACACCCCAGGGctcactcctccccccccccaactgagtCAGACTCCCTGGAATTTGAGTCCCAAGATCTACATGTTTAAAAATACCTCTggaagtttggggaaaaaaaatcactggactAAGGACTTAGTCACCTCCTTTGACCTCTCCAGATATTTTGGCCTCAGATGTTTTATCTGCAAGATGGGATAATAAGACCTTACTTCCCTAAAGCTAGGAGGCTAGATCTGATTAGTTCTTCCTGTCCTTTATGTTTGTAAAATTTGCAATTCAACTATTTATGTTTCTCATCAATCATACTGATGACTCATTGCTGCCTCCCTATGGTTACACCATTGCCTCCTCCCAGTTCCCTTCTCCAAGCCCTTCTCTCATTTATGATCCATCACCTCCTTGAAACTGTTCCCAACTGCTCCCACCCTGAGTTTACTCACTTCTCTTCTCTGAACCCTTGAAGCATTTGTGATCCCAGCACTCACTTCACCAAGGAAGCCATTGCTTTGTGGTGACAACCTTTCTGTGTTAGGACTCCCAGCTGGGTATGGACTGTCTTTGTTGATGACAGTTATGTTGACCAACACTAtgtaaactattattttaaaacagttttataatttctttagtATGCATGTTCAATAATCGTGAAATAGGTCTTCTGAAAAATCTGCTATGCACAGATTTCAAGTTCAGTCTCTAATAGATATGAAATCAGGAATTTGGCTCTCATTACCTAAATGCAGTTAACTCTCCTCCCATGTCTACATCTTTAGACTTTTCAATTCAGGAAGAGTATAAAGCATTTCCTAAAAACAAGATTTTAATTAAActgcaaaagaatttttttatttttttttttaaattttttttcaatgtttatttatttttgggacagagagagacagcgcatgaacgggggaggggcagagagagagggagacacagaatcggaaacaggctccaggctctgagccatcagcccagagcctgacgcggggctcaaactcacggaccgcgagatcttgacctggctgaagtcggacacttaaccgactgcgccacccaggcgccccaaaagaatttttttaaaaagccatgttGAAATAACCAATCTCTGGCTTACAAGGGAAATAAACATGCTGGAAAGATAATGTAGAGCATGAAAAGATGGATGTAATCAGCTCTTGCCAAGGTGCCCAGGGATGGATATGAATGCAGTAAGTTATGTTTTGACATTGAAGCATATAGTATTCAACTTCATCATAAAACACCACCTTCTGTTTAAATCAGGGCTATCGTTAAATTATATCCAAAGCCCCTTTTCAAAAATCCTCTTAATTCAGAATTGCAATAAATAACTAGTCCCTAGTCTTAACGTTGATACAGATAATGCTTAAATATTATCTAATTGCCAGCTTATAAggtccttgtttatttttaatgtgctcttctcttttttaaacttttcaactTTGTGGCATTAAGATTTGAtattagaaagagaaaactaaTCTCCTGAATTAAATAGGCAATTGCATGGAGAAATTCACTGGAGACTGGTGATGCCAAGGGGGAACCCAGACTTGTGTGCTCGCATTTTCAGAATGAGCCCCAGTGTCTCTCCAACAGTTCTCTACATGTTGCTGTACTTCTCATTCAAGGTACACAAGTGTGGCAGGCAGAAAGGAATCTCATAAATCTCCCTAAAAGATCACTGCTTTCCAATGGCCCACCATTAACTTAACTTTACCCTTTTCCATAATTGTTTAATAactaaatattaatgaaatttgCAATTGCAAATTATTATTGATCCCATGATAGGTTTCCTTGACCATCTATGTGATATTGTTTTAGTGTTCCAGAGTGTGTTCTGTAGGAAAGGAAACTAGGAAAGGGTGGAGATTGGGGAACAAATAGGGAGCTGAGAGAGCAAGTGACGTTAGAAATATTCCATTGGTCATAATTTAtcaaataactagaaaataatcAAAAGGTTACATCTAGCAGCATTGTTCTTTAGGGAGTTTGCTAGAATTCATCATCATAAAAAAGTACTGGAACCAAAGTTTAGTGATGGATGAATCCATCAAGCAATAGCAAATATATCAAAAATCTATGGATCAATGCAGGGAAGCATAATGACCTTCATGGACCACTTTTTGCTTTCATAAGTCCCTCCCATCATAATGATATTAatagtaatattattttatatagagacaactgggtgattcagttggttaagtgtctaatctatttccactcaggtcatgatctcacagttgtgagatcaagccctgtattggattctgtgctgggcatggagcctgcttaagattctctctctctctctctctctctctctctctctctctctctctctctctctctccgtccctcccccactctttctaaaaaaatattttatacaattttaaatatttcaatgtttAAGTTTTTCTGTTTTAGGCAAAATTCAATAGATCTTTATGGGGCCTAAAAGTGGGCTCTTTTTTCtgtaatatgaaaaacaaattaaaacatgtGTCTAACCCTAAAAattcttctttaagaaaaaagaagttc
Coding sequences within it:
- the LOC109496070 gene encoding 10 kDa heat shock protein, mitochondrial-like, with the translated sequence MTGQAFRKFTSLFDQFLVEKSAAETVTKGGIMLPEKSQGKVLQATVVTVEPGSKRKGGEIQPVSVKVGDKVLLPEYGGTKVVLDDKDYFLLRDGDILGKYVD